Below is a genomic region from Desulfobacter sp..
GCCGGCCTGGGCTGTTAAAAATTTGCCCGGTTCAAACCAGAGTTCAAGTTCTCGGCCATAGTCATTACAGAATTGGGAAAAAACCTGGCACACCGCCTTGCCCATGGATTTTAAGTCTATGGGGGATTCATCCGGCCCGTAGGGCACCTTGAATCCGCCGCCGAAATCAAGAAATTCAAGATCCGGGAAATTCGTTGGGGTGGCAATGGTCATGACCTGGTTCATGGCCTGGATAATTGAATCGGGGTTTTGCAGTCCAGAGCCTGTGTGTTCATGAAGCCCCACTACTTTCAGGCCTGCTGCCCGGGTAATGGCTGAAACCTTGTCTACATCCTCAAGCAGAATACCGAATTTGGTCAGATCCCCGCCGGTTTTAATTTTGTCATGGGCCCCATCCACCACATCCGGGTTGATTCTGAGGCAGACCCGGGTATTTGGAAAGGCCTTTGCATATTTTTCAAGCCGGGACAAAGAACCGATATTCATGAGTACGCCGGTATCGGCCACTTCGTTCATCTCGGCATCGGTTATATTGTTGGCCGTATAGATGATATTATTGATCTTTATCCCGCATGATTGCGCCATGTAAAGATCTCCGGGGCTGACGGCATCAATGCCTGATCCCAAAGCTGCCAGGCAGCCGATGATATCTTTGTTGAAATTGGCTTTCATGGCATAGCAAATTTTTAGTTTGGGCCAGTCAAATGCGGCTTTAAATTCTGCATACTGGGTTTTGATCCTGTCCAGATCATAGACATAGGCAGGGGTATTGTATTGTTGGGCAATGGCGATAAGAATGTCAGATCTCATATTGATTTCTCCCTTGTGTGTGGAGATATATTATCATCAAAAAAGGGTTAGTCAAGAATATTATTCTAAATAATAGCGATTGCTATGAGTTTTATTCGTAATTTATCAGACAAAAAGATTTATATTCGGCACGCTCAGGGTCTGGGGGCAAGGCATGAGCTGGACCTTTATATTTTCTTTTAAGGCGTCCATGGTATCTGCCTTCATCATCTTCTTTAAAATAGAGTGGGAAAATTTAAAATTGGCACAAAAATAGGGGGCAAATTTTTTAAACATTTTTAAGGCAAAAAAGTCTTCATAATGGGTTGTGAGCAATTGAGCCATTCTCATGGCGGTCTCGTAATAGATCTCTTCTTTGGGCTCAAGGCCCTGGGTCCACTGGGCAAATATCCAGGGCCTTGCCACGGCCATTCTGCCCAGGGACAGCCCCTGGCATTGGGTCTGGTCTATCATTTTCATCCCGTCTTGAATCTCAAACAGGTTGCCATTGCCAAATACCGGGATATTGACTGCGTCTTGAACCTGGCCGATGATTTCCCACTGGGGGGCACGGCTTCTCCGGTCCGGTGCCACCCGGGGATGAAAGGTCAGTCCGTCTGCGCCGGTCTGTTCAAATCGGTTGCCCATGGCTGCTGCAAATTCAGGGTTATTTTCCCATCCGGTTCTGTATTTGACAAAGACAGGGCAGGAAACGGCCTTGCGGACCTCGGACACAATTTGGGCTGCAAGGTCCGGTGTTTTTAACAGGGCGGCCCCGCATCCCCTTTTACATATGGCCGCCACAGAACAGCCAAAATTTAAGTCCACCCCGAAAAAACCTTCGTCTTCAATGCGTTTGGCTGCCAGGGCCATGCTTTGGGGGGTGCTGCCGAAAATCTGGCAGACCGTGTGGTCAAGTTCCTGGGGCCGCCAGCTAAAGACTTGTGAGATCCGCGGGTTTTCATGGGGAACGGCCCCGGCCGAACACATGCCGGTAAACAAAAGGCCGAATCCGCCGAATTCGGTGACCATCTGTCTGAAGGCAATATGGCCCAGCCCGGCCATGGGGGCCAGGACCATCCGGTTTTCTATTTTTTTGCTGCCAATGGCCAGGGGGCGGCAGAGATACTCTTTTAACTGTTCATGGGAAATCACAATGCATATATCCGGCAATTTTAGGGATTAAAAAAAGGATATATAACTGAAATAATAGCTGATTGTCAAATTTGAATCTGCCCTGATTCATATCGGGCACGTCCCGGGCCCAACATGGGGGAAGATCCGGTCAGGCCGCTTAAAAATAAACCTTGGGTATCCTGGCCTTGGCTTGGGGTGTTTTTTTAAACCCCAGGGTCATCGCATGTAACTTTTATTAAGATTCGTCCTTACCCGGCTGGAATAGGTGAGGGGGATTCCGTTAAATCTTAAGCGGTCGTCCTGACCGCTTAAGAAGCGGAAATGATCGGACCTATGCCGTCCTGGCGGGCCGCTCATTTACGCCACTCCACCCCCTTCACCCTATCCCAGCCTGGCTCTCCTGGCTTGTTATAGTATATGAGCATCGAACAAAATTTTCCTAGACATCGCTGCACAGATACGATATATATGCCAATAAACACAAGGAGTTGCCAATGAACGAAAAAAAATCTCTTGAAACTTTTTTTGACAATATTCAGGACCCCAGACACCACAATAAGCTTCATAATTTAATTGATGTCGTCATCATCGCAATTTGTGCGGTAGTTGCTGGCGCAGACACTTATGAGCAAATTGAAAACTTTGGCAAAAAGAGAAAAAGGTGGTTGTCAAAATTTCTAAGCCTTCCCCATGGGATACCCTCCCATGACACCTTTGGCAGAATTTTTGAAAGGATGAACCCGAATGAATTTCAGAGCAGTTTTATGCACTGGGTTCAGTCGGTTGCAAAGATGACCAAAGGTCAAGTCATTGCAATCGACGGCAAAACTCTAAGGCGTTCACACGATACCTCCAATGATAAGAAAGCCATTCATATGATCAGTGCGTGGGCTTCGTCTAATAAAGTGGTTTTAGGGCAATTAAAAACCGAAGAAAAATCAAATGAAATTACGGCCATTCCAAATCTTTTAAAACTTTTAGATATCTCGGGCTGCATTATAACCATTGATGCCATGGGCACTCAAAAGAAAATCGCTGAAACCATAATAAACAAAGGGTGTGACTATGTCCTTGCCCTGAAAGAAAATCATAAAACCTTGCATGATGAAGCGGTACTTTTTTTCAATAAAATGGAAGAAATGAAAAATCAGGGGTACCAGTTTAATGAACAGACCAGTGTTGACGGAGGGCACGGTCGAGTCGAAACGCGCAGGGCTGTGATAACCTCTGATATTGATTGGTTTGAAGATAAAAAAAGTTGGAAAGGTTTGAAAAGTATTGGAATGATTGAATCCACCCGGGAAATGGACGGCCAGATCAGTCATGAAAAGCGATATTATATATCGAGCCTGGATAGCGACCCCAATATTTTTGGTAATGCTGTCAGGAGGCATTGGGGAATTGAAAATTCAGTGCATTGGGTATTGGATATTGCGTTCCGTGAAGACGAAAGCAGAGTCAGAAAGGGGAACTCTCCTGAGAATTTTGCAGCGATTCGGCACATTGCATTAAATTTATTACGGAACAATAAGACATTTAAAGGGAGTGTAAAAACCAAAAGGTTGAATGCTGCTATGGATATCAAATATCTGGAGGAAGTTATGTTTGGATGATACTTGAACCAATCAAAACTATAGGCACTTTACAATATTTACATGCGTGAGCCCTGTTTTAAACCCGGCTACGCCTTGACAAGCCAGGGGACATATCCTATTTTAATACGTTATTTTATTGGGGATTATTTAAGCATGTTCAATAGGCATGAGCAGGATAAAAAACAGTTTCGGCGGCTCTTTAAGCAAGAGGGGCTTGATCGGTTTGAGGAACGCTTCCAGGTGCTGGAGGCTTTTTTAAAACTTGAGCACCATGTCAGCGTCCAAGAGATTTCAGAACAGCTTAAGGCGGACGGCACATCCATGTCCGATGAGTTCATCGCCCAGAGCATGGAACAGCTGTGCCGGTTTGGGTTCGCCAACCAGGTGAACTTTCACAAGGACAATATCATCCTCTACGAACACCGGCATCTCGGGGTGCACCACGACCATATGATCTGTACCAAATGCGGGGCCATACTTGAGTTCAAGGATGAGGCCATAGAGGAGCGACAGAGAAAGCTGGCCCGGGCTTATGGGTTTCATATGCTTCAGCATAAGATGGAAATTTATGGTCTTTGTTCCAAGTGCATGGCTCTAAGGGAAAAATTGGTTCCCCTTTCCAAGGCCAAACCCGGAGAACGGTTGATCGTTAAATCCGTGGAAGCCGGCAGAAAAATGCAGTTGAGGATTTCTTCCATGGGGCTCAAGATCGGGGATGTTGTTGAGCTGGTTTCCAATGGCATTGGCGGTCAGGTGGTGGTGGCCCTGGGAGAAAACCGGCTGGTGATCGGCACGGGCATGGCCGAGAAAATCTGGGGAACCCCCATGGCAAGGGGGTGCGGGTGCGGGCATACTGACTTTTTAACCTGCCCCAGAAAACGATGCCGTAAAGGGATAGTTAAACTCTGTCAGATGAAAGCAGGTCAGGAAGGGCGAATTGTCCGGGTGTCCGGGGAAAGTGTTTTAAGACGAAGGCTATTGGAAATGGGCATCAACCGGGGAACCCAGATCTATGTGGAAAAATATGCCCCGCTCAAGGATCCCCTTGAACTGGTGGTAAAAGGCTATCATATTTCCCTGCGTGTGGAAGAGGCCGGCAATATCCTGGTTGAGGATGTAAGGGTTAGAGAAAAATAAGAATGAAAGATGAAATCACCATTGCCCTGGCCGGCAATCCCAACTGCGGCAAGACAACGATTTTTAATAATTTGACCGGAGCCCGGCAGAAGGTGGGCAATTGGCCCGGGGTCACGGTTGAAAAAAAAGAAGGCCGCCTGAAATACAAGAATCATGAGATCCGGGTGGTTGATCTTCCAGGGACATACAGTCTTACCCCTTTTTCCATAGAAGAGGTCACGGCAAGGGATTATGTTCTGAACCAGGCGCCTGATATTGTGATCAATATCATTGATGCATCCAACCTTGAAAGAAGCCTGTTTCTGGCCCTTCAAATCCTTGAGCTGGGACGGCCTGCCTTGTTTGTCCTGAATATGGCAGACATGGCCAAGGCCAAGGGGATCAAGATTGATGCCGACCAGCTCTCCGGCCTTTTAAATCTGCCCGTGGTCTTTACCGTGGGAAATAAGAACAAGGGAACCCATGATATTCTTGATGCGGCTGTCAGTGAAATTGCGGCCTTTGAATCAGGCAAAACCGCCCGCCGGATAAACTATGGAAAAGAGATTGAAAATTGTATTGAAATGGTCTGTGCTGACCTTGAATCAGAACATGGCGATCCGGTGCGCAACCGCTGGCAGGCCATTAAACTGCTTGAAGATGACAAACTGATCAAAGAAGAGATTCAAGAACGCTCAGGCGCTTCAGAGGCGCTTGAGACGGCCATGGTCTGCCGGCAGAGGATCTTTGATCTTTATCAGGATGACTTTGAAATCATACTCACCGACGATCGGTACGGGGTGATTGAGGGATTGATCAAGGCGACTGTCAGTCTTTCCGCCCAAAAACGGATTGATATGTCCAGAAATATTGACCTGGTGCTCACGGATCGGTTTTTCGGGATACCGGTCTTTATCTTTTTTATCTGGGCCATGTTTCAGTTGACCTTTTCTCTGGGGGCCTATCCCATGGAATGGATCGAGCACGGGGTGGGACTGCTGTCCGGTTTTCTGGACCGGATGATGGACCCTTCTTTGTTCAAATCCCTGGTGCTGGACGGAATTGTGGCCGGCATTGGTTCGGTCATTGTTTTTCTGCCCAATATCCTGATTTTGTTCTTTTGCATCGCCCTGTTTGAGGATACCGGATATATGGCCAGGGCGGCATTTCTCATGGACAGGGTTATGCATACCTCAGGGCTTCATGGAAAATCATTTATTCCCATGCTCATGGGATTTGGATGCAATGTGCCGGCCATTATGGCCACCCGGGCCCTTGAAAATCAAAAGGACCGGGTATTGACCATATTAATGACTCCCTTTATGTCCTGCTCGGCCCGGCTGCCGGTTTATATTGTATTGGCAGGAACTTTTTTCGCCCACAGGGCCGGCACCATTATTTTCTGCCTCTATGCCACAGGTATCCTCCTTGCCATCCTTACCGGCCGGATTTTAAGGGGACTGATGTTTAAAGGAGAGGAAGCCCCCTTTGTCATGGAACTGCCCCCCTATCGGGTGCCCATGCTCAAAAGTCTGATGATCCACATGTGGGACCGGGGTAAAATGTTTCTCAAGAAGATGGGAGGGGTTATCCTTGTCGGATCCATCATCATCTGGGTATTGTCCACCTTTCCGATGCAAACTGAATTTTCAGTGGATTACGATGCCAAAATTGAGACGGCAAGATCCGCATCTCTGGCCAGGACGGCAACCCTTCAGAATGAAACGGAACGCAGGCAGGCATCTGATGAGCTCGGGCGTGAAATTCAACATATGTTAAACCTCAAAGAACAGGAACGGGTGGCAGGGTCATATATTGGTATGATCGGAAAAACCCTGGAACCGGTTTTTTTACCCATTGGTATTGGGTGGCAGGCCAGTGTGGCCCTGGTCACAGGATTTGTGGCCAAGGAGGTTGTGGTTTCAACCATGGGGGTGTTGTACGGGGTGGGAAATGATGGAGAAGATGAGCTTTCAAATGCGCTTAAATCGTCGGGAATGACCCCTTTGTCGGCCTTGTCCATGATGGTTTTTGTGCTTTTGTACGTTCCCTGCTTTGCAACGGTGGTTGCCATTTACAGGGAAGCATCGCCCAAATGGGCCTGGTTCAACGTGGTCTATACCACCACGGTTGCGTGGGGGATGTCTTTTCTGGTATACCAGACCGGAATGATGCTAAGCTGATTTTAGATTGGAGATGTTTATGTGGAGTGGATGGTCAAGGGCAATATCAAGAATCGTTTTTTTCTTTATCCTGTGGGCAATGGTTTCAGGTTCGGCTTTTGCTGCCGAACGCCTGGCCGTAAAGTCTTCAATTGCAAACCTCAGGGATGGTGCCGGCACCAAATACAAGGTGCTCTGGCAGGTTGAAAAATACCATCCCTTTATTGTGGTTTCCAAAAAAAAGGACTGGTATGAGATCAAGGATTTTGAAGGGGATACGGCCTGGGTTCATAAATCTTTACTCGCAAAAATTAATACCGTTATTTCTGTTAAGGAAAAATGTAATGTCAGGTCAGGACCGGACAAAAAGACCAAGGTGGTTCTCAGGGTTGAACGGGGGGTGCCGTTCAAGGTGCTGAAACGAAAAGGAAACTGGATTCGTGTTGAACATGCAGACGGTGAGACCGGCTGGATTTACAAAACGCTTGTCTGGTAATTATAAAATTCATAAGGGATAAGGGTATACAAATGTCGGAACAAGGCGTATCAAACGAAAGAAAAAAAGAACTGGAACAGATGGACCCCTTTCAGGAGAGCCTGGTAAAAGGGATGGCCTATGCTTCAAAAAACAAAAAACAGTTGATTTTGATTCTGGGTGCTGTCGTGGTGGTCTGTGTGGTTTTCTCAACCATCATGTTCAGCTTTAAACGCTCGGAACTTGAGGCGTCCAATTTGGCGGCCAAGGCCAGATCCGAGTATGCAAAAGTCTATGCCCAGGATCAGGATTTCCAAAAAGGGTTTGAGGCGGTCAAGGATGATTTTGATGACCTGCTTGAAGAATATGCCAACACCAATGCCGGACGCATGGCCCAGGTGAGTTACGCAAAAATTTGTTTTGATGCCCAAAAATACGATAAGGCCTTTACCCTGTATTCCAACGCCCTGGAGGCCATGGGCAATGAGGCGGGAATGGGAAATTTTTTGCTTTCAGCCCTTGGAAACCTTTCCCAATTAAAGGGAGAGCCTGAACAGGCAAAATCTTTTTATCTTAAAATTGAAAAAGGGACATCCTCTCTTTTAAAAGATGAAGCAAGATTTGCCCTGGCCTTGATTTATGAAGCACAGAACGATATGGCATCCAGCCTGAAAATGTATGAAAAGATCATCAGGGAAAATGAAGATTCCCTGTACAAAGCCATTGCCCAGGCCAAGGTCGATGGCGGTCAATAGCGATTGAAAAAAAGTGAGTACCACTAAAAAAGGCTGCCGTTTGGCAGCCTTTTTTAGAAAAGGAAAAAAAGATGAAAAAACTAACCGCTGGTTAGTGAGAATTTAAAATGCAAAATCTTGGCCATTCTTTTAAAAATTCCCTGTTTAAATCTTTAAGTCACTAAAAACAAAATATATTTTTTTTAAAAGCACCGCAATTCTGATTTTTCCCCCTTCTTTTTTTTTACAAATTGTTCTAAAAGTTCAAAAAATTGAACCCCAAAGGGGGCGAGGCTTTTTCCAACCGGCTGATATCCAAATTTTTAAGCGGGTTAGCCGAAATTCAAAATTTTGAACCCCAGGACTTTTGTATGATTATTTTCCCAGGTTCAATTCCTTGTCCAGATTGAATTTTTTTAATTTCTGGTTGAGGCCGCTTTTACCGATGCCTAAAATCTGGGCGGCTTTGGTCTGGACATTGCCTGACATTTTCATGGCCCTTTGGATCATACGCTTTTCCACGGCAGCAAGGGTTTCGGACAGGCCTACCCCTTCTGGGATTCCGTCCAATTGCAGGGGGGTGCCAGGGGTATTTCGGATATGGGGGGGGAGATCTGATTTGGCAATGCGGTTTGAGCCTGAGAGGATCACGGCCCGCTCAATGACATTTTCAAGTTCCCGGACATTGCCTTTCCATTCATGGTCGCAGAGGATTTGTGCAGCCTCCTTGTCTATGCCTGTGACAGAGGTGCCGGCGGATTCAGGGCCCTGGGTGTACTTTTGAATAAAATGATTGATGAGCAGGGTGATGTCTTCCTGGCGTTCCCTCAACGGCGGCATGGTGGCCTTGACCACATTGAGGCGGTAGTAAAGATCTTCTCTGAAATTGGATTTTTTCACCTCTTCTTCCAGGTTTTTGTTGGTGGCGGCAATGAGCCTGAAATTCACCTGGATGGGCTCTGTTCCGCCGACCCGTTCCACAGTCCGTTCCTGAAGCACTCTTAAAAGCTTGACCTGCAGGGGCATGGGCAGTTCCCCGATTTCATCCAGGAAAAGGGTGCCCTTGTCAGCCAGTTCAAACCGTCCTTTTTTCATGTTGGCAGCCCCGGTAAAGGCCCCTTTTTCATGTCCGAATAATTCGCTTTCCAAAAGGGACTCGGCAAAGGCAGAACAATTTACCGCCACCAGGGTCTGGTTTTTTCTCAGGCTGTTGTAATGGATGGACTTGGCCACCAGTTCCTTGCCAGTGCCGCTTTCTCCTTCGATGAGAACCGAGGCATTGGTGGGTGCGACTTTTTCTATGATTTCATAGAGTTCCTGCATGGGTTTGCTTTTGCCGATAATATTGTCAAATTGATACCTGGAGCGGATGGCGTTTCTTAAAATGACATTTTCCTGGACAATCTTATACATGGAAAGGGCCTTGCCGATATGGGCAATGAGGGCTTCATTTTCAAAGGGCTTTAAGATAAAGGTATAGGCCCCTTTGTGCATGGCTTCTACCGCTTTTTCCACACTGCCGAATGCCGTCATGATAATGACGGGCAGGTCGGGCTTGATCTCTTTTATTTTTTCCAATAAGTCTATGCCTGACATGCCGGGCATTTTAACATCGGAAAGAACCAGGTCGATGAGCTGGCTGTTGAGGATGTCCAAGGCCTCCATACCGCTTGATGCGGTAAATGTCTTGTACCCCTCTTCTGAAAGCACCTCTCCAATGATCATGGGATAGTGCTTTTCATCATCAACAATCAATATGTTTTCCATTTATCTTTGCTCCTTGAAATTCTCTTCTTCGGCGGGCAGTGCAATTTCCAGACGGGTCCCGTGGGGGGAGACATTGGAAATTTCTAAACTGCCCTGGTGGGCCTCAATGATATTTTTGATGATGCCAAGCCCAAGCCCGGTCCCTGTCTCTTTTGTGGTGAAAAAAGGGGTCCATATTTTTTTGATGACTTCCGGGTCTATGCCTTCTCCTGTATCGGTAAAACTGATATGCACCATGCCTGAATCATACCGGGTGGCAATGGTAATGGTACCCTTTGTTGTCATGGCCTGGAATGCATTGAGGAAAATATTCAAAAATGCCTGATACAGCATTGTCGGGTCTGCCAAAATCAGGGGCAGGTTGTTTTGAAAATCCTTTACAATCCTGACATTTTCCTCACGGGCTTTGGGGGATAGGAATACCAGGTTTTTTTCAATGATATCCTCAATGGCGCAAGGTCTTAAATCTGCGATTTTAGGTCTGGCAAAATCAAGAAAATCCTTGATGATATGATCCAGCCGGGTGGACTCTTCAACAATGATGTCCGGAATATTGGTGGATGGATCCAGGCGGCTCATTTTTTTTTTCATCAGTTGGGCACTGCTTTTAATAATGCCCAAGGGGTTTCGTATCTCATGGGAGACCCCGGCCGTCATTTCACCGATGGCAGAGAGGTGTTCGGCCCGCCTGAGTTTTTCTTCAAGTTTCAGCCGTTCTTCAGCCCTTGTCTGTATAATTTTTTCTCCGTGTTTGACCACAAATCTGAGGATCAGGAAGAGAACCCCCATGATGATGGCGCAGCTGGCAACAATCAGCCCCTGGAGTTTGAATACCTGCTGGTAATCCTGGGATACATCGCGGATGATTTCAATAACCCCGATGACCATCCGGTCTTTGTTGGCCCGGGACAATTGAACCTCCTGGATCAAAGGGGCAAAGGTGACGATTTTGGTTTCTTTGGGAAACCAGAACATCAGTTCCAGAAAGCTTCCCTTTTGTATGAGTTTGGAGGTGGCCTCGCTTTTCATGGCCCTTTCATAGTGGACGCCGCCGGCATTTTTTTTGCCGATATAGCTTTTGTCAAAGCTGTACCCGATAATATTGTCCGTACCATAGATATTGACCATGTCAACGTGGAAGCTGTGGAGGGTGGATTTGACTACGGCATCTAAAAGCTGGTGTTGTCTTTTTTCCCTTAGTTTGACTTCTCCATGCTTGAAGACCACTGGGGCGACAAACCGCAGAAAAATCTGGTGGTTGAGGTTTTCAACCAGGAGCCGGTTATACTCTTTGCTTTTTTCAAGCAGAATATTCCGGACCCAGTGTGCATTCAGAGCTGCAATGACAATGGTTGCCGTGAGCATGACAATAAGACTTGACACGGTAAAGGCCTTGACAAGAATAAAGGGGCGGGTGCCGGGTGCCGGGTTGGGTTTTGGGGGTAGTTTTTTCACATTAATAGATAATTTGGGAAGTTTTTTTCATATTTTATCGGTTTTTTATTTGACAAATCCTTTTTCTATTTGCTATTCAATCCTTTAAAAGAAGGATTATACTTGACTTTAGGTACATATCGTATCAAATTATAGTAATATTAATACGACATAGCAATACAAATTACAAATGTATAATCTTTAGTTCAGGCCATTTAAGATAGCCATTTTAAGGTAGGGGCGTATGGTATTCGGAAAAAAAGATCATCTTGTCGGCTTAGATATTGGCTCTGCTTTCATTAAAGTGGCTGAACTGAAAATGGGCAAAAAGGGAAACACCCTTAAAAAGTTTGGTATTGCCCCTGTTCCCAGCGGGGCGATTGATGAAGGCCGAATCGTTGATATGCAAGGCCTTGCCAAGGTTATCCGCTCCTTGTTCAAGTCCCAGAAAATCAAAGAAAAAAATGTGGCCATCTCAACGGGTGGTCATTCCGTGGTGATCAAAACCATTTCCACACCCAAAATTTCAGACAAAGAACTGCATAAAACGATTCGGACCGAAGCTGAGCAATATATTCCCTATGATATTGACGATGTGAATATCGATTATCAAATTCTGGGGGAAAGCGAGTTTTCGCCTGACCAGATGAATGTGCTGTTGGTAGCCGTCAAAAAAGATTTGGTGGCAGAATATATTGAACTGATCCGCATGGCAGGACTGAACCCCTATATTATTGACGTGGATGCTTTTGCCCTTCAAAAT
It encodes:
- a CDS encoding SH3 domain-containing protein; protein product: MWSGWSRAISRIVFFFILWAMVSGSAFAAERLAVKSSIANLRDGAGTKYKVLWQVEKYHPFIVVSKKKDWYEIKDFEGDTAWVHKSLLAKINTVISVKEKCNVRSGPDKKTKVVLRVERGVPFKVLKRKGNWIRVEHADGETGWIYKTLVW
- a CDS encoding sigma-54-dependent Fis family transcriptional regulator; this translates as MENILIVDDEKHYPMIIGEVLSEEGYKTFTASSGMEALDILNSQLIDLVLSDVKMPGMSGIDLLEKIKEIKPDLPVIIMTAFGSVEKAVEAMHKGAYTFILKPFENEALIAHIGKALSMYKIVQENVILRNAIRSRYQFDNIIGKSKPMQELYEIIEKVAPTNASVLIEGESGTGKELVAKSIHYNSLRKNQTLVAVNCSAFAESLLESELFGHEKGAFTGAANMKKGRFELADKGTLFLDEIGELPMPLQVKLLRVLQERTVERVGGTEPIQVNFRLIAATNKNLEEEVKKSNFREDLYYRLNVVKATMPPLRERQEDITLLINHFIQKYTQGPESAGTSVTGIDKEAAQILCDHEWKGNVRELENVIERAVILSGSNRIAKSDLPPHIRNTPGTPLQLDGIPEGVGLSETLAAVEKRMIQRAMKMSGNVQTKAAQILGIGKSGLNQKLKKFNLDKELNLGK
- the lysA gene encoding diaminopimelate decarboxylase — protein: MRSDILIAIAQQYNTPAYVYDLDRIKTQYAEFKAAFDWPKLKICYAMKANFNKDIIGCLAALGSGIDAVSPGDLYMAQSCGIKINNIIYTANNITDAEMNEVADTGVLMNIGSLSRLEKYAKAFPNTRVCLRINPDVVDGAHDKIKTGGDLTKFGILLEDVDKVSAITRAAGLKVVGLHEHTGSGLQNPDSIIQAMNQVMTIATPTNFPDLEFLDFGGGFKVPYGPDESPIDLKSMGKAVCQVFSQFCNDYGRELELWFEPGKFLTAQAGSLLVKVNTIKRNRHRTICGTDSGFPQLIRPMFYNAYHAIDNLSNPQGSPQVYDICGNICETGDLFAKDRTLPRIRENDLLVIQNAGAYCYAMGGNYNLRPMPAEVVVENNEYRLSRRRLSSEELVAMITGEFEKKRMDPKSKKRPDAA
- a CDS encoding ISAs1 family transposase, giving the protein MNEKKSLETFFDNIQDPRHHNKLHNLIDVVIIAICAVVAGADTYEQIENFGKKRKRWLSKFLSLPHGIPSHDTFGRIFERMNPNEFQSSFMHWVQSVAKMTKGQVIAIDGKTLRRSHDTSNDKKAIHMISAWASSNKVVLGQLKTEEKSNEITAIPNLLKLLDISGCIITIDAMGTQKKIAETIINKGCDYVLALKENHKTLHDEAVLFFNKMEEMKNQGYQFNEQTSVDGGHGRVETRRAVITSDIDWFEDKKSWKGLKSIGMIESTREMDGQISHEKRYYISSLDSDPNIFGNAVRRHWGIENSVHWVLDIAFREDESRVRKGNSPENFAAIRHIALNLLRNNKTFKGSVKTKRLNAAMDIKYLEEVMFG
- a CDS encoding two-component sensor histidine kinase: MLTATIVIAALNAHWVRNILLEKSKEYNRLLVENLNHQIFLRFVAPVVFKHGEVKLREKRQHQLLDAVVKSTLHSFHVDMVNIYGTDNIIGYSFDKSYIGKKNAGGVHYERAMKSEATSKLIQKGSFLELMFWFPKETKIVTFAPLIQEVQLSRANKDRMVIGVIEIIRDVSQDYQQVFKLQGLIVASCAIIMGVLFLILRFVVKHGEKIIQTRAEERLKLEEKLRRAEHLSAIGEMTAGVSHEIRNPLGIIKSSAQLMKKKMSRLDPSTNIPDIIVEESTRLDHIIKDFLDFARPKIADLRPCAIEDIIEKNLVFLSPKAREENVRIVKDFQNNLPLILADPTMLYQAFLNIFLNAFQAMTTKGTITIATRYDSGMVHISFTDTGEGIDPEVIKKIWTPFFTTKETGTGLGLGIIKNIIEAHQGSLEISNVSPHGTRLEIALPAEEENFKEQR
- a CDS encoding FeoA domain-containing protein; translated protein: MFNRHEQDKKQFRRLFKQEGLDRFEERFQVLEAFLKLEHHVSVQEISEQLKADGTSMSDEFIAQSMEQLCRFGFANQVNFHKDNIILYEHRHLGVHHDHMICTKCGAILEFKDEAIEERQRKLARAYGFHMLQHKMEIYGLCSKCMALREKLVPLSKAKPGERLIVKSVEAGRKMQLRISSMGLKIGDVVELVSNGIGGQVVVALGENRLVIGTGMAEKIWGTPMARGCGCGHTDFLTCPRKRCRKGIVKLCQMKAGQEGRIVRVSGESVLRRRLLEMGINRGTQIYVEKYAPLKDPLELVVKGYHISLRVEEAGNILVEDVRVREK
- a CDS encoding tRNA-dihydrouridine synthase family protein, whose product is MVLAPMAGLGHIAFRQMVTEFGGFGLLFTGMCSAGAVPHENPRISQVFSWRPQELDHTVCQIFGSTPQSMALAAKRIEDEGFFGVDLNFGCSVAAICKRGCGAALLKTPDLAAQIVSEVRKAVSCPVFVKYRTGWENNPEFAAAMGNRFEQTGADGLTFHPRVAPDRRSRAPQWEIIGQVQDAVNIPVFGNGNLFEIQDGMKMIDQTQCQGLSLGRMAVARPWIFAQWTQGLEPKEEIYYETAMRMAQLLTTHYEDFFALKMFKKFAPYFCANFKFSHSILKKMMKADTMDALKENIKVQLMPCPQTLSVPNINLFV
- the feoB gene encoding ferrous iron transport protein B, coding for MKDEITIALAGNPNCGKTTIFNNLTGARQKVGNWPGVTVEKKEGRLKYKNHEIRVVDLPGTYSLTPFSIEEVTARDYVLNQAPDIVINIIDASNLERSLFLALQILELGRPALFVLNMADMAKAKGIKIDADQLSGLLNLPVVFTVGNKNKGTHDILDAAVSEIAAFESGKTARRINYGKEIENCIEMVCADLESEHGDPVRNRWQAIKLLEDDKLIKEEIQERSGASEALETAMVCRQRIFDLYQDDFEIILTDDRYGVIEGLIKATVSLSAQKRIDMSRNIDLVLTDRFFGIPVFIFFIWAMFQLTFSLGAYPMEWIEHGVGLLSGFLDRMMDPSLFKSLVLDGIVAGIGSVIVFLPNILILFFCIALFEDTGYMARAAFLMDRVMHTSGLHGKSFIPMLMGFGCNVPAIMATRALENQKDRVLTILMTPFMSCSARLPVYIVLAGTFFAHRAGTIIFCLYATGILLAILTGRILRGLMFKGEEAPFVMELPPYRVPMLKSLMIHMWDRGKMFLKKMGGVILVGSIIIWVLSTFPMQTEFSVDYDAKIETARSASLARTATLQNETERRQASDELGREIQHMLNLKEQERVAGSYIGMIGKTLEPVFLPIGIGWQASVALVTGFVAKEVVVSTMGVLYGVGNDGEDELSNALKSSGMTPLSALSMMVFVLLYVPCFATVVAIYREASPKWAWFNVVYTTTVAWGMSFLVYQTGMMLS